DNA from Actinoplanes sp. SE50/110:
GCCGTTGATGGTGGAGCCCCGGCCGTCGGTCAGCGAATCTCCGATGATCACCACGCCGGCCGCCCGGCTCGCGATCACCTCGACGCCGCTGACCAGGTACCAGTGGTCGACCGCGGCGCCGCCGGTCAGGTCGGGCTGCTCCAGCGCGTCGCCGTTGACCAGCCACGAGGTGGTCCGGGAGCCGGGATGCGAGGTCAGATTCAACCCGGCCTGCCCGGCGCCGGAGTAGACCGAGACGGTCAGGTCGGCCCGGGCCGCGATCGGCATCGGCACCGGGTCGGAGACCACCTGGGCCCCGGCCGGCACCACCACCGACGGCTGCCCGCCGAAGGTGAGCCGACGGGAGCTGTTCGGGACGATCGCCGCGACGCCGGCCCGGCCGTCCACCGGGAGCGCGACCGCGGCCCCGTCGATCGGCAGGTCGGTGGTGCCGAACGCGTTGGAGAACCGGACCCGCAGCCGGCGGCCGCCGATCGAGGTGTGCACGGTCTGCCGGATCGTGGTGTCCACCAGCACCGCGGCGCTGCCGGTGAACGGCGCCGGCGGCAGGTTACCCGGCTCGGTGAGCTGCGGCATCGCGGTCCAGGTGTGCACCCAGGCGGGTTCCGGCCGGTGCCTGTCGAGCGGCACGCCGGCGGCCAGGGCTCCGGCGGAGCCGGCCAGCAGGGCACGTCGTTTCATGGTCGGTACCTCCGGCTGGTCGGCGGGCCGAGATAGCTGTCCTTGACGCCACCGGTGTCGACGACCAGGCGCTGCAGGACGACGCCCGGATCGAGCGCCCGGAACGACACGGTGTGCGGACCGGCCGCGGCGATCTGGTGGGTGGTGGCGGTGACGGTGACGTTGTCCGAGGTGTTGCGGGCCCACTGGCGGTTCATCGTGGTGTCGTTCGCCCCGGTCGCGGCGACCGCGTCGACGGTCTGCGGGGGTGCGCCGTCCACCGAGATCGCGTACCGCTGCCGCCCGTTGCGCGGCATCAGCATCGTGTCGATGGTGACCGGCCCGGCGCTGGTCAGCGTCATCGTGTAGTCGAGCTGGCCGCGGTCACCGACGCTGCCCGGCTGCCCGGCGGCCGGGAAGGCGGCGAGCGGGGTGATCCCGTCCCCGCTCTTGCCGATCCCGGGCAGCACCCGCCACCGGCCGGTGTGGTGATCGAACCCGGTCGCCGGGATCGACACGTACCCGTTGGCCTCCGCGAAGCCCCGCGGCGTGGTCACCGGCTTGCGGACCGGGGCGCGCAGCACGACCGCGCCTCCCGCGCCTTCCACCCGCAGCGGTACGTCGGTGACCCCGGCCGGAGCGCGCCGCCAGTCCACCGTGACGAAGGCCCGCACCTGCTTGGTGACGGTCCCGCCGGCCGGGGTGACGTGCACCCACGGCTGCCCGGCGGTGATCGTGTAGGCGAACGGCGTCGTCCCTCTGTTGTAGACGTCGAGGTACTGTCCCGGCTGCGCCTGCCACGGACTGAACTCGGGCAGCGAGCTCGGGTCCCCGCCGTCCAGCGCCACACCCAGCGACGCCCCGGCCGGCACCTCGATCCGTTTCAGGTAGGGGTAGATCTCGTCGGGCAGCGCCACGTTGTTCTTCTCGGGCTGCTGCCACGGCGCGTTCGGGCCGTACCGGGCCACGTTGCCGTAGCCGATCTTCGGCTGCAGCTGCCAGTCCTTCCACTTGCCGCCGGCCAGCACGGTGTTGTAGTAGGTGTTCAGCGCCTGGTCCTCGGCGAACCGGGCCTCCGCCTCGTCGGCCAGGTCGTTGGTCGCGGCCCGGCCCTGCGCCGCGTACGCGATGTTGGTGAACTCCGCGCGGCGCAGCTCGTAGAGGTTCGCGGTGGCCTTGATCTGGTAGTAGACGAGCTGGAAGAACGCGTCGCGCAGGGCCTCCGGCACCCGGGCCCGGATCCGCTCGGTCCGGGCGGCGAGCGTCTGCCACTCGGCGACCACCCGGTCCATCTCCCGGTAGGCGGTGAGGCTGAACGGATTGCCCTGGTCGTCGTAGCGCACCGCGCTCGGATCCGTCCTCGGGTCCACCGCCGGGTCGACCGTGATCCGGCGATTGAGCAGCTCCGGCTTGCGGCGGGACTGCAGAACGCCGTACCGGGAAAGCACCTCGGCGATCGGGGCGGACAGTGACGTGCCGAAGTTCTCCGCCGCATAGCGGCGCTCCCAGCCGTTGATCCCGGTGACCGGGATCGCGTCCGGATCCCACGCGTAGTTTAGGAAGAACTGGGTGGGCTCCTCGTCGTTCTTCAGGTCGCCGACGTTGGCCACCCAGAGCCGGTCCACGCCCGCGGTGTAGGCGCGGTTCAGCTGCTCCCAGGTGTTGGTCAGGTTCACGGTGTCGGCCCACTTGTAGTTGCGGCCGTCGCCGACGTAGTCGAAGTGGTAGTACATGCCGTAGCCGCCGCCACGGGCCGGGAGCGACGGGTC
Protein-coding regions in this window:
- a CDS encoding SGNH/GDSL hydrolase family protein yields the protein MKRRALLAGSAGALAAGVPLDRHRPEPAWVHTWTAMPQLTEPGNLPPAPFTGSAAVLVDTTIRQTVHTSIGGRRLRVRFSNAFGTTDLPIDGAAVALPVDGRAGVAAIVPNSSRRLTFGGQPSVVVPAGAQVVSDPVPMPIAARADLTVSVYSGAGQAGLNLTSHPGSRTTSWLVNGDALEQPDLTGGAAVDHWYLVSGVEVIASRAAGVVIIGDSLTDGRGSTINGNDRWPDQLTARLGDPRLAVLNQAAGGNRVLHDGLGPNVMARFDRDVLGVSGAAWVLVFEGVNDIGTAAATEAEQGRVVAALTAAYRQIVQRAHARNLRVYGATITPFGGNTGYDDPGGLRERARVAVNGVIRGGIFDSHVDFAAAVADPAAPSRLHPAYDVGDHLHLNPAGYAALAAAIPRRLF
- a CDS encoding glycosyl hydrolase 115 family protein, whose product is MRSHLAGAVAVLAVLSPVPAHSPAPAPAPTGYLSTHAGPGRFPLAGAPLLTGAGDYPGVLRVAGDLRSDLAAATGATEKGGRDPIIVGTIGHSTLIDKMINAGRLDVRGIAGRWETSLEQVVDHPLPGVRRAFVIAGSDQRGTIYGAYDVSRQIGVSPWHFWDDVPVPHADALYVLPGRHSQGTPKVKYRGFFINDENPDTGTWAPGFFGPGKAPGHPGGLNANYYAKVFETMLRLKANYLWPAVWGRAFAEDDPANHATASYYGVVMGTSHEAPMMRGIEEWNRHPAGTGEWSFRRNPDAIKDYWRAGIQRMHDQDIEGVVTLGMRGNGDVGLPDGDGIDLMDSIISSQRRILADAGMLGVPQVQTLYKEVQRYWDQGYRPPDDVTVVFCDDNWGNMRKLPDPSLPARGGGYGMYYHFDYVGDGRNYKWADTVNLTNTWEQLNRAYTAGVDRLWVANVGDLKNDEEPTQFFLNYAWDPDAIPVTGINGWERRYAAENFGTSLSAPIAEVLSRYGVLQSRRKPELLNRRITVDPAVDPRTDPSAVRYDDQGNPFSLTAYREMDRVVAEWQTLAARTERIRARVPEALRDAFFQLVYYQIKATANLYELRRAEFTNIAYAAQGRAATNDLADEAEARFAEDQALNTYYNTVLAGGKWKDWQLQPKIGYGNVARYGPNAPWQQPEKNNVALPDEIYPYLKRIEVPAGASLGVALDGGDPSSLPEFSPWQAQPGQYLDVYNRGTTPFAYTITAGQPWVHVTPAGGTVTKQVRAFVTVDWRRAPAGVTDVPLRVEGAGGAVVLRAPVRKPVTTPRGFAEANGYVSIPATGFDHHTGRWRVLPGIGKSGDGITPLAAFPAAGQPGSVGDRGQLDYTMTLTSAGPVTIDTMLMPRNGRQRYAISVDGAPPQTVDAVAATGANDTTMNRQWARNTSDNVTVTATTHQIAAAGPHTVSFRALDPGVVLQRLVVDTGGVKDSYLGPPTSRRYRP